A region from the Paenarthrobacter aurescens genome encodes:
- a CDS encoding DUF3027 domain-containing protein: MTSESAQDTKAAPEAAQAPGNGDAPARKTGAAKPRTGLPVWRTGKPDAFLAAAVDTARAAVEGIANPGEVGAHLGAKSEGDRVVTHLFESRLAGYGGWQWYAVVTRNSRSKIVTVSELGLLPSEDSILAPEWVPWAKRVRPEDETPLVEESVEDVSEESVQAAEDEATDSAVDAGDAEDLDETDDSEADESGAE; the protein is encoded by the coding sequence ATGACCTCGGAATCCGCACAGGACACCAAGGCCGCCCCTGAAGCTGCCCAGGCTCCTGGAAACGGGGACGCCCCCGCGCGGAAGACCGGCGCGGCCAAACCCCGCACAGGTTTACCCGTGTGGCGCACCGGCAAGCCGGACGCGTTCCTGGCTGCCGCCGTCGATACCGCGCGTGCGGCAGTGGAAGGCATAGCCAATCCCGGTGAAGTGGGCGCGCATCTTGGCGCCAAGTCGGAGGGCGACCGCGTGGTCACGCACCTGTTCGAGTCCCGGCTCGCCGGTTACGGCGGCTGGCAGTGGTACGCCGTGGTGACCCGTAACTCGCGCTCCAAGATCGTGACGGTGAGCGAGCTTGGTTTGCTTCCCTCCGAGGACTCCATCCTGGCTCCGGAATGGGTGCCGTGGGCGAAGCGTGTTCGTCCCGAGGATGAGACTCCCTTGGTGGAAGAGAGCGTTGAGGACGTTTCAGAAGAGTCGGTGCAGGCTGCTGAAGACGAGGCCACTGACTCGGCCGTGGACGCCGGGGATGCTGAAGACCTGGACGAGACCGATGACTCCGAAGCCGACGAATCCGGGGCTGAATAA
- a CDS encoding MFS transporter, whose product MSTFRSLGILNYRIWFFGALISNIGTWMQRTAQDWLVFDHLTAHDAGAMGITLALQLGPQLFLAPWAGLLADRYSRRKLLLLTLVAMALLSTGLGVLVLLGIAELWHVYLFALMLGIVTAVDAPVRQTFVSELVTDDYLPNAVALNSASFNVARMIGPAVSGVLTVVVGPGWVFLINTLSFVAMLWALKLIPASSLRVQPRAAAGKGRIREGVRYVRNRPDIQVVLAAIFIVGTFGLNFPLFIAAMVGTQFGMDAGAFGALNSVMAIGSVTGALLAARRGRPRLRLIFGAAGGFGIASALAAMAPNAVLFGLALIPCGLFALTLITSANGYVQSTTEAVMRGRVMSLYMAIFMGGTPIGAPLVGWVANVGGPRWAVGVAAIAGVSTAVVGLLWIIRAKQLRLRFDRRARGLKHFRVESLLSPPDTDDDDGARRQGA is encoded by the coding sequence ATGTCCACCTTTAGGTCACTGGGAATCCTCAATTACCGCATCTGGTTCTTCGGTGCCCTGATCTCCAACATCGGCACCTGGATGCAGCGGACAGCGCAGGACTGGCTGGTTTTTGACCACCTGACCGCCCATGACGCCGGCGCCATGGGCATTACATTGGCCCTCCAACTCGGTCCGCAGCTGTTCCTTGCTCCATGGGCCGGGCTGCTGGCTGACCGTTACAGCCGGCGGAAGCTCCTGCTCCTCACTTTGGTAGCCATGGCCCTGCTGAGCACGGGGCTGGGCGTCCTGGTGCTGCTGGGCATTGCCGAACTCTGGCATGTTTACCTCTTTGCCTTGATGCTCGGAATCGTCACCGCCGTGGATGCTCCCGTCCGGCAGACCTTCGTCTCCGAGCTCGTCACCGACGACTACCTGCCCAACGCTGTAGCCCTCAACAGCGCCTCCTTCAATGTGGCCCGGATGATCGGCCCCGCCGTCTCCGGTGTTTTGACGGTGGTTGTAGGGCCCGGTTGGGTGTTCCTCATCAACACCCTGTCCTTCGTAGCCATGCTGTGGGCGTTGAAACTCATTCCGGCCTCCTCACTGCGCGTCCAACCCAGGGCAGCCGCCGGCAAGGGCCGCATCCGCGAAGGCGTGCGGTACGTCAGGAACAGGCCCGATATCCAGGTGGTCCTGGCAGCGATCTTCATAGTGGGGACGTTCGGGCTCAACTTCCCCTTGTTCATCGCCGCAATGGTGGGAACCCAATTCGGCATGGACGCCGGCGCGTTCGGCGCTTTGAACTCTGTCATGGCCATCGGCTCAGTTACTGGTGCGTTGTTGGCTGCCAGGCGGGGAAGGCCGCGGCTCAGGCTGATTTTCGGGGCCGCCGGGGGCTTCGGCATTGCCAGCGCGCTGGCCGCCATGGCACCCAACGCCGTGCTTTTCGGGCTGGCGCTCATCCCTTGCGGGCTCTTCGCCCTGACCCTGATCACCAGCGCCAACGGCTATGTCCAATCCACCACGGAGGCCGTCATGCGCGGGAGGGTCATGTCCCTCTACATGGCCATCTTCATGGGCGGCACCCCCATTGGTGCACCTTTGGTGGGCTGGGTGGCCAACGTTGGTGGCCCGCGCTGGGCCGTTGGCGTGGCGGCGATTGCCGGCGTCAGCACCGCCGTCGTGGGGTTGCTCTGGATTATCCGCGCGAAGCAGCTGCGGCTGCGTTTTGACCGCCGGGCCCGCGGGCTGAAGCATTTCCGGGTGGAATCGCTGCTTTCGCCTCCGGACACTGACGACGACGACGGCGCACGCCGGCAGGGAGCGTAA
- the serC gene encoding phosphoserine transaminase — protein MSDNSITIPADLLPKDGRFGAGPSKVRPEQIEALSAASSTILGTSHRQAPVKNLVGSVREGLSQFFRAPDGYEVVLGVGGSTAFWDVAAFGLVEKKAQHLSFGEFGSKFAAATNKAPFLDASSIIKAEPGTRPVAQAEAGVDVYAWPQNETSTGVAAPVKRVQGADEGSLVLVDATSAAGGLDVDVSESDVYYFAPQKNFASDGGLWLGLFSPAALERAARIKASGRWIPDFLDLQTAIDNSKLNQTYNTPSLSTLVTLDAQVQWLNSNGGLDFASKRTADSANRIYSWAEASEYATPFVAKAEDRSNVIATIDFDDSIDAAAIAKVLRANGVVDTEPYRKLGRNQLRIATFVAIEPDDVSALLTSIDYVVGQLKK, from the coding sequence GTGAGCGACAACAGCATCACCATTCCTGCCGACCTGCTGCCCAAGGACGGACGCTTCGGCGCTGGACCGTCCAAGGTTCGCCCGGAACAGATCGAGGCGTTGTCTGCAGCATCGTCCACCATCCTTGGCACCTCCCACCGCCAGGCTCCTGTGAAGAACCTCGTGGGTTCTGTTCGTGAAGGACTCAGCCAGTTCTTCCGTGCTCCGGACGGCTACGAGGTAGTCCTGGGCGTCGGCGGCTCAACAGCGTTTTGGGATGTAGCTGCGTTCGGCTTGGTGGAGAAGAAGGCACAGCACCTGTCCTTCGGTGAGTTCGGCTCCAAGTTCGCCGCCGCCACCAACAAGGCTCCCTTCCTTGATGCTTCATCCATCATCAAGGCCGAGCCCGGCACCCGGCCGGTGGCTCAGGCCGAAGCCGGCGTGGACGTCTATGCATGGCCGCAGAACGAAACGTCAACCGGCGTGGCCGCTCCGGTAAAGCGCGTCCAGGGTGCTGACGAAGGTTCCCTGGTCCTGGTTGACGCCACCTCGGCAGCGGGCGGGCTGGACGTTGACGTTTCCGAGTCGGACGTCTACTACTTCGCCCCCCAAAAGAACTTCGCCTCCGACGGTGGACTGTGGCTGGGCCTCTTCTCCCCCGCCGCCTTGGAGCGCGCCGCACGCATCAAAGCCAGCGGGCGGTGGATCCCGGACTTCCTGGACCTGCAGACCGCCATTGATAACTCCAAGCTGAACCAGACTTACAACACGCCCTCGCTGTCCACCTTGGTAACCCTGGACGCTCAGGTGCAGTGGCTCAACAGCAACGGCGGCCTGGACTTCGCCAGCAAGCGCACGGCGGATTCCGCCAACCGCATTTACTCCTGGGCCGAGGCCTCGGAGTACGCAACGCCTTTCGTCGCCAAGGCCGAAGACCGCTCCAACGTCATTGCCACCATCGACTTCGACGACTCCATTGACGCCGCAGCAATCGCCAAAGTCCTGCGCGCCAACGGCGTGGTGGACACCGAGCCGTACCGCAAGCTCGGCCGCAACCAGCTCCGCATTGCCACGTTCGTCGCCATTGAGCCGGACGACGTTTCCGCGCTGCTCACCAGCATCGACTACGTGGTGGGCCAACTGAAGAAGTAG
- a CDS encoding metal-dependent transcriptional regulator, which translates to MTDLIDTTEMYLRTILELEEENIVALRARIAERLRHSGPTVSQTIGRMERDGLVIVSNDRHLELTETGRKRATEVMRKHRLAERLLADVIGLDWAYVHDEACRWEHVMSERVERRLYELLEHPTESPYGNPIPGLEALGGLASQPFPRLDVNLLQAMDGYATDSRVVVSRLAEPIQVEPELLTQLDEGGIRPGASVSLERVGEYISVRVPGIEGALELPPEVAAHVFVSLN; encoded by the coding sequence ATGACGGATCTGATCGATACCACTGAGATGTATCTTCGGACCATTTTGGAGCTTGAAGAAGAAAACATTGTGGCTCTCCGGGCCCGCATCGCCGAGCGGCTGCGGCACTCCGGACCCACTGTTTCCCAAACCATCGGACGCATGGAGCGCGATGGCCTGGTGATTGTGTCCAACGATCGCCACTTGGAACTGACGGAAACGGGCCGGAAGCGCGCCACCGAAGTCATGCGCAAGCACCGCCTTGCAGAGCGCTTGCTGGCCGACGTGATCGGGCTGGATTGGGCCTACGTGCACGATGAAGCCTGCCGCTGGGAACATGTGATGAGTGAGCGCGTGGAGCGCCGCCTCTATGAACTTTTGGAACATCCCACGGAGTCTCCGTACGGCAACCCCATCCCCGGGCTTGAGGCGCTGGGTGGCCTTGCCAGCCAGCCTTTCCCGCGGCTGGATGTGAACCTGCTGCAGGCCATGGACGGATATGCCACTGATTCCCGCGTGGTGGTCAGCCGACTCGCCGAACCCATCCAGGTGGAGCCGGAGCTCCTCACCCAGCTGGACGAAGGCGGGATCCGCCCTGGAGCCAGTGTTTCCCTGGAACGCGTTGGCGAGTACATCTCCGTCCGGGTTCCCGGCATTGAAGGCGCTTTGGAGCTTCCTCCGGAAGTTGCCGCGCACGTGTTTGTCTCTCTCAACTGA
- a CDS encoding M23 family metallopeptidase: MTSQNVRGRRRASGPAAELRPATVVTEIRPRDTERQVRRRKSPLRQVADFAAASGVGQKAGVALAATGLALTVGLPATSPVMATSESGQTESALAVAAPAGSQPEVSAAASAKIDFSRAAVATAADPDGKLKQLLSAQSAESIQRASSVGTMASPLDTLATASPFGYRISPLTGGAGDFHRGQDFVAQCGTAVHAAATGKVTFAGWHEYGGGNRVVIDHGNGLETTYNHLSSFTVQVGQTVNRGDTVALSGTTGASTGCHLHFEVQVNGEVVDPMGWL, from the coding sequence TTGACATCGCAGAACGTCAGGGGCCGTCGCCGCGCGTCGGGCCCCGCTGCTGAGCTGCGGCCAGCCACCGTCGTAACGGAGATCCGGCCACGCGACACCGAGCGTCAGGTGCGCCGCCGTAAGAGCCCGTTGCGCCAGGTTGCCGACTTCGCCGCTGCCAGCGGCGTAGGGCAGAAGGCCGGTGTTGCGCTTGCCGCCACCGGACTTGCCCTCACTGTCGGTCTGCCCGCCACCAGCCCCGTCATGGCCACTTCGGAATCGGGCCAAACCGAATCCGCCCTTGCTGTTGCCGCTCCTGCCGGTAGCCAGCCCGAGGTCTCCGCTGCAGCGTCGGCCAAGATCGACTTCAGCCGGGCCGCCGTCGCCACTGCCGCTGACCCCGATGGAAAGCTGAAGCAACTGCTCAGCGCCCAATCGGCCGAGAGCATCCAGCGCGCGTCATCCGTAGGCACCATGGCCAGCCCCCTTGATACGCTCGCCACGGCTTCCCCGTTCGGCTACCGCATCAGCCCCTTGACCGGCGGCGCCGGTGACTTCCACCGCGGCCAGGACTTCGTAGCCCAGTGTGGCACCGCGGTTCACGCAGCAGCCACCGGCAAGGTCACTTTCGCCGGATGGCACGAGTACGGCGGAGGCAACCGCGTGGTCATCGATCACGGAAACGGCCTGGAAACCACGTACAACCACCTCTCGTCCTTCACTGTCCAGGTAGGGCAGACCGTTAACCGTGGCGACACCGTCGCGCTGAGCGGCACCACGGGCGCTTCCACCGGCTGCCACCTCCACTTTGAGGTTCAGGTCAACGGCGAAGTTGTAGACCCCATGGGCTGGCTCTAA
- a CDS encoding C40 family peptidase: protein MSSRTTPARHRAQTVRTNPLNTLSKAVSSNAGTMGRQAVVLAAASGLVLTAGLPAQAVDAELSKTEASSTQQLVATAVVTAEPTATVSFESPTVATQEAPKVVQRAVQVTERAASTTEEAPEAVTAKSSEAKDPAASAAASGLAAIAYTGIGSPYVWGGTTPNGWDCSGFTQWVYAQAGISIPRVNAWTAMTPTSTPSPGDLVMQNGGAHVGIYVGNGMMISALNPGQGTLLHSVASTGTSSFYTLR, encoded by the coding sequence GTGTCATCACGCACTACCCCTGCGCGCCATCGCGCCCAAACGGTTCGTACGAACCCGTTGAACACGCTTTCAAAAGCTGTTTCCTCCAACGCCGGAACCATGGGCCGTCAGGCCGTTGTTCTGGCCGCAGCTTCAGGCCTCGTCCTCACCGCCGGATTGCCCGCACAGGCAGTGGACGCCGAGCTTTCCAAGACCGAAGCCTCCAGCACCCAACAGCTGGTAGCTACTGCAGTGGTCACTGCAGAGCCAACAGCCACCGTCTCTTTCGAGAGCCCCACTGTTGCCACCCAGGAAGCCCCCAAGGTAGTACAGCGCGCAGTTCAGGTAACCGAACGCGCCGCGTCCACCACTGAGGAAGCTCCTGAAGCCGTTACGGCGAAGTCTTCCGAGGCCAAGGACCCGGCTGCCAGCGCAGCTGCTTCCGGCCTGGCGGCTATTGCCTACACCGGAATCGGCTCTCCCTACGTTTGGGGCGGAACAACGCCTAACGGTTGGGATTGCTCCGGCTTCACCCAGTGGGTTTACGCACAGGCAGGCATCAGCATTCCCCGCGTGAACGCCTGGACGGCCATGACGCCCACCAGCACTCCTTCTCCCGGCGACCTCGTCATGCAGAACGGCGGAGCCCACGTGGGCATCTACGTCGGCAACGGCATGATGATCAGCGCTTTGAACCCCGGTCAGGGAACGCTGCTGCACTCCGTAGCTTCCACCGGCACCTCCTCGTTCTACACCCTCCGCTAG
- a CDS encoding NlpC/P60 family protein — MTSANKLARHRAEAPKTSSLAVIAKAVSSNAGGVGRQAAVIAAASGLVLTSGIAANAADTNVDRESTSTSALDVQSVAQATIAADSTVAISYERPVVTTVEAPPPVVVEEAPAKVEAKEATTVAAKAAPAANATVAVSNATPAPAPAAPAASSGLGASIAAAAYAQLGVTQDCTMLVTNSLAAVGINFHDWPAGYLSLGRTVSAAEAQPGDLAYYANGGLAGQAHIAVYVGNGQAVHGGWNGSTTALFSVNVGSGPVFIRVNG; from the coding sequence ATGACCAGTGCAAACAAGCTTGCACGGCACCGCGCTGAGGCCCCTAAGACCAGCTCGCTCGCCGTCATTGCCAAGGCTGTCAGCTCCAACGCCGGTGGCGTTGGCCGCCAGGCAGCAGTGATCGCCGCAGCTTCGGGCCTGGTCCTGACCAGCGGCATCGCGGCAAACGCTGCGGACACCAATGTTGATCGTGAATCGACGTCCACGTCTGCCCTGGACGTTCAGTCTGTAGCCCAGGCCACCATTGCCGCAGACTCCACTGTGGCTATCTCTTACGAGCGCCCCGTGGTCACCACCGTTGAAGCCCCGCCTCCCGTTGTAGTGGAAGAAGCCCCTGCAAAGGTTGAAGCCAAGGAAGCAACCACGGTTGCCGCCAAGGCTGCCCCGGCAGCAAACGCCACGGTCGCCGTCAGCAACGCAACTCCCGCTCCGGCTCCAGCAGCTCCTGCAGCTTCCAGTGGGCTCGGAGCATCCATCGCTGCAGCTGCCTACGCCCAGCTTGGCGTCACCCAGGACTGCACCATGCTGGTTACCAACTCCCTGGCAGCAGTGGGCATCAACTTCCACGACTGGCCTGCAGGCTACCTGTCCCTGGGCCGCACCGTCAGTGCAGCAGAAGCCCAGCCCGGTGACCTCGCCTACTACGCAAACGGTGGTTTGGCCGGACAGGCCCACATCGCTGTTTACGTTGGCAACGGCCAGGCTGTCCACGGTGGATGGAACGGTTCCACCACGGCACTGTTCAGCGTCAACGTAGGCTCCGGCCCGGTTTTCATCCGCGTCAACGGCTGA
- a CDS encoding HNH endonuclease produces MRTLVLNAGYEPLAVITFRRALVLVLTGKASVVAEGDEPVVGPQEVLGRPSVILLNRYIRPRYNRITAVSRRGVLRRDGHRCAYCGKTAHTIDHVHPKSRGGADSWENLVAACLKCNNAKSDHTLAEMGWKLRFKPGVPQGTMWQIKELEKPAPDWDPFLLPESAA; encoded by the coding sequence ATGCGCACACTCGTTCTGAATGCTGGATATGAACCGCTGGCGGTAATAACATTCCGCCGGGCGCTGGTCCTTGTGCTGACCGGGAAAGCTAGCGTAGTGGCTGAAGGCGACGAGCCTGTCGTCGGGCCACAGGAAGTTCTCGGACGTCCATCCGTGATCCTTCTCAACCGCTACATCCGCCCCCGGTACAACAGGATTACTGCCGTGAGTCGTCGTGGAGTTCTTCGCCGCGACGGACACCGCTGTGCCTACTGCGGGAAAACAGCCCACACCATAGACCACGTCCACCCCAAGTCCAGGGGCGGCGCGGATTCCTGGGAAAACCTGGTTGCGGCGTGCTTGAAATGCAACAACGCCAAGAGCGACCACACACTGGCTGAGATGGGCTGGAAGCTCCGTTTCAAACCCGGTGTGCCCCAGGGAACCATGTGGCAGATCAAAGAACTCGAGAAACCTGCGCCGGACTGGGACCCGTTCCTTTTGCCGGAATCCGCTGCCTGA
- a CDS encoding NTP transferase domain-containing protein has translation MEFNAVILAGGRATRLGGVPKPSLKYDGDTLLSHALQAARGASAVVVVGPDTGPEDAEELINSGQADGGGQVPGKILRAREEPVFAGPAAAIAAGLAELKKSGPRAPWTLVLACDMPHASRGVDLLWAALESSPGVEGAMAVSSDGRKQPLLGAYSTAALDREVAVASAGAGLTNSSVFRLLARLNLLDVEVPAGSTDDVDTWEDAAALGIDYELEADVKSQEETLEEWCRTLLQAFELEGVEVDINEVLAVAGVAAHSVVRPAAPLTTFIAGYAAGMARGIGQASDDASMNAALELARRIAKEYSETGTGPE, from the coding sequence ATGGAGTTCAATGCCGTGATTTTGGCGGGTGGCAGGGCCACCCGCCTCGGTGGCGTGCCTAAGCCATCTTTGAAGTACGACGGCGACACCCTCCTTTCGCATGCCCTGCAGGCTGCCCGGGGTGCTTCGGCTGTTGTGGTGGTGGGACCTGATACGGGCCCGGAGGATGCTGAAGAGCTCATCAACAGTGGACAGGCAGATGGCGGCGGGCAAGTCCCGGGCAAAATCCTGCGGGCACGTGAGGAGCCGGTGTTCGCCGGACCTGCGGCAGCCATTGCAGCGGGCCTGGCTGAGCTGAAGAAGAGTGGACCCCGCGCTCCGTGGACGCTGGTTCTGGCCTGCGACATGCCCCATGCTTCCCGCGGTGTTGACCTGCTGTGGGCCGCACTTGAGTCCAGCCCAGGAGTGGAAGGAGCCATGGCTGTTTCATCCGATGGCCGGAAGCAGCCTCTTTTGGGGGCCTACAGCACAGCTGCCCTGGACAGGGAGGTGGCCGTAGCTTCGGCAGGTGCGGGATTAACGAACTCTTCAGTGTTCCGGCTGCTTGCTAGGCTGAACCTGCTGGACGTTGAAGTCCCCGCAGGCTCCACTGATGATGTGGATACATGGGAGGACGCTGCGGCCTTGGGCATTGATTACGAGTTGGAGGCGGACGTGAAGAGCCAGGAAGAGACACTCGAGGAATGGTGCCGGACACTGCTTCAGGCTTTTGAGCTTGAGGGCGTGGAAGTGGACATCAACGAGGTCCTCGCGGTCGCAGGAGTAGCGGCGCACTCCGTGGTGCGCCCCGCCGCGCCCCTGACAACCTTTATTGCCGGGTACGCGGCAGGCATGGCCCGCGGGATCGGCCAGGCCAGTGACGATGCTTCCATGAACGCAGCACTGGAACTGGCCCGCAGGATTGCCAAGGAGTATTCGGAGACCGGGACCGGCCCGGAATGA
- a CDS encoding molybdopterin molybdotransferase MoeA: MTGAPNEGHHAAHTWHEARQRAFDVAAPIPPGPVPLGQALGRTLASDALAVQDMPHYASSAMDGWAVNGSGPWILSEPGQRLAPHQASPIVTGGLIPPGAKAVLRSESGVITTDEDGLPVLALGGSAKPGEPRNGQHIRKAAEEAAEGDVLIKAGTLLNPAHIALAALAGLDHVEVLGKPLVRFLLSGSEVVSQGVPRPGQVRDTFGPQLGAVVELLGGIPGEQLRVGDSYEEWIEALRDTEPTLDELSPGEGLVEAEPPADVVITTGGTGRSGTDHLRKAVAELGGSLLIDGIAMRPGHPAVLAELPDGRFVLGLPGNPLAAMMALFTVGAPLLAALGHGRLEEVGEVPCGTQIDAEPGRTRLMPFRLVYGLASPANHAGPGMMRGLAGADGVMVVPPHGVQLGELVPAFALPWGQALPVPKAPEEKSRKPAPRQQRKAPSGPVDWSALDN; the protein is encoded by the coding sequence ATGACCGGGGCCCCCAACGAGGGCCATCACGCGGCACACACATGGCATGAGGCCCGGCAGCGCGCGTTTGATGTTGCTGCCCCCATCCCACCTGGCCCGGTGCCCCTTGGCCAAGCACTGGGGCGCACCTTGGCTTCGGATGCCTTGGCTGTACAGGACATGCCCCACTATGCCTCGTCCGCAATGGATGGGTGGGCCGTCAATGGCAGTGGCCCCTGGATCCTCAGTGAGCCGGGGCAGCGGCTGGCACCGCATCAGGCAAGTCCCATAGTTACTGGCGGGCTGATTCCGCCCGGGGCCAAGGCAGTACTTCGCAGTGAGAGCGGCGTGATAACCACGGACGAGGACGGCCTGCCGGTTCTCGCGCTGGGCGGCAGCGCCAAGCCGGGGGAGCCCCGCAATGGTCAGCACATCCGCAAAGCCGCCGAAGAGGCCGCTGAGGGTGATGTTCTGATCAAGGCTGGAACGTTGCTGAATCCGGCCCACATTGCCCTGGCGGCGCTTGCGGGTTTGGACCACGTGGAAGTTCTTGGAAAACCGTTGGTCCGTTTCCTGTTGTCCGGTTCCGAGGTGGTCTCCCAAGGCGTCCCCAGGCCCGGTCAGGTCAGGGATACCTTCGGCCCTCAATTGGGTGCGGTGGTGGAGCTTTTGGGAGGGATCCCGGGGGAGCAGCTCAGGGTAGGGGACAGTTACGAAGAGTGGATCGAGGCCCTCCGCGATACCGAGCCGACGCTGGACGAGCTGAGCCCCGGCGAAGGGTTGGTTGAAGCGGAACCGCCTGCCGACGTCGTTATTACCACCGGTGGGACAGGGCGCTCCGGAACGGACCACCTGCGTAAAGCGGTAGCTGAACTCGGTGGCAGTTTGCTCATTGACGGCATTGCCATGCGGCCCGGACATCCGGCGGTTTTGGCGGAATTGCCCGACGGCCGGTTCGTGTTGGGCCTGCCCGGAAATCCGCTGGCTGCCATGATGGCGTTGTTTACCGTGGGCGCACCCCTGCTGGCCGCTTTGGGCCATGGCCGCTTGGAAGAGGTGGGTGAAGTTCCTTGTGGCACCCAGATCGACGCTGAACCGGGACGAACCCGTTTGATGCCGTTCAGGCTGGTGTATGGCTTGGCGTCGCCGGCAAACCATGCGGGTCCTGGAATGATGCGCGGCCTTGCCGGCGCGGACGGAGTGATGGTGGTGCCGCCGCACGGAGTCCAGTTGGGCGAGCTGGTGCCCGCGTTCGCCCTGCCTTGGGGCCAGGCGCTGCCTGTGCCCAAAGCTCCGGAGGAGAAGAGCCGAAAACCAGCCCCGCGGCAACAAAGGAAGGCTCCTTCCGGCCCGGTGGACTGGAGTGCGCTGGACAACTGA